The following coding sequences are from one Nicotiana tomentosiformis chromosome 3, ASM39032v3, whole genome shotgun sequence window:
- the LOC138907857 gene encoding uncharacterized protein, with amino-acid sequence MPTENLAKWQIPLSEFDIVYITQKAIKGQALSHQLAENQVDGDYEPLTTYFQDKEVLFAGEDIAEPYPGWRIFFDGEANFKGVGIGVVIISESEQHYPASTKIIFPCANNMAEDEACILEIRMVVDMNVKELLFTKIKFKHVPRIQNEFANAFATLSSVIQHPDKNYIDPIEVEIRDQHAYFFHVGENPDVIPWYHDVREFLATIEYPENATNSQKRAFRRLMNHFFLSGEVLQ; translated from the exons ATGCCTACCGAAAATCTAGCTAAATGGCAAATTCCCCTcagcgaatttgacattgtgtacataactcagaagGCTATCAAGGGACAAGCTTTATCCCACCAACTCGCAGAGAATCAAGTGGATGGGGATTATGAGCCACTCACTACATATTTTCAAGACAAAGAGGTATTATTTGCCGGAGAAGATATTGCAGAGCCATACCCTGGATGGAGAATATTTTTTGATGGAgaagcaaacttcaaaggagttgGAATTGGGGTAGTCATAATTTCAGAATCAGAACAACACTATCCAGCATCGACAAAGATAATATTCCCTTGTGCCAATAATATGGCTGAAGACGAAGCGTGCATCCTAGAGATCAGAATGGTAGTCGACATGAAcgtcaaagaacttttg ttcacaaagattaAGTTCAAGCACGTTCCCAGGATTCAGAACGAGTTTGCCAATGCCTTTGCAACTCTATCGTCCGTGATtcagcatccagacaagaactacatcgacccTATCGAGGTAGAGATCAGGGATCAACATGCCTATTTCTTCCATGTAGGTGAAAATCCAGATGTTATACCATGGTACCATGACGTCAGGGAATTCCTTGCAACTATAGAGTACCCAGAAAATGCTACTAATAGTCAAAAGCGAGCCTTCAGGAGACTAATGAATCACTTTTTCCTTAGCGGGGAAGTCCTGCAATAG